In Mycolicibacterium phocaicum, one DNA window encodes the following:
- a CDS encoding SDR family oxidoreductase: MDADGRPGSRPTTPGGSDSGPDIPETLHHPKVVLVTGACRFLGGYLTARLAQNQLIEHVIAVDAITPSKDMLRRMGRAEFVRADIRNPFIAKVIRNGNVDTVVHAAAASYVPQSGRAALKELNVMGAMQLFAACQKAPSVRRVILKSTSEIYGASPRDPVMFTEDSSARRPPGEGFARDSIDIEGYARGLARRRPDIAVTILRLANMIGPAMDTALSRYLAGPLVPTAFGHDARLQLLHEQDALGALERATLVGRAGTFNIGASGVILMSQAIRRSGRIGLPLAGPTMWVLDAWRRATAGVELDREQSDYMRYGRVMDTTRMTRELGYTPKWTTMEAFDDYVSGRALTPIIDPGWVRSVERRAVAAAQRWGR; encoded by the coding sequence ATGGATGCCGACGGACGCCCCGGAAGCCGGCCCACAACGCCGGGCGGAAGCGATTCCGGCCCGGACATCCCCGAGACCCTGCACCACCCCAAGGTGGTGCTGGTCACGGGTGCGTGCCGGTTCCTGGGCGGATATCTGACAGCCAGACTCGCTCAGAACCAGCTCATCGAGCACGTGATCGCGGTCGACGCGATCACGCCGAGCAAGGACATGTTGCGGCGGATGGGCCGCGCGGAGTTCGTCCGCGCGGACATCCGCAATCCCTTCATCGCCAAGGTGATCCGGAACGGCAACGTCGACACCGTCGTCCACGCGGCGGCGGCGTCCTACGTGCCGCAATCCGGTCGCGCTGCGCTCAAAGAGCTCAACGTGATGGGCGCCATGCAGCTGTTCGCGGCCTGTCAGAAGGCACCTTCGGTCCGTCGGGTGATCCTGAAGTCGACATCGGAGATCTACGGGGCCAGTCCGCGTGATCCGGTGATGTTCACCGAGGACAGCAGCGCCCGCCGGCCACCGGGGGAGGGCTTCGCCCGCGACAGCATCGACATCGAGGGCTACGCACGCGGTCTCGCGCGGCGGCGACCCGACATCGCGGTCACCATCCTGCGGCTGGCCAACATGATCGGCCCGGCCATGGACACCGCGCTCTCGCGGTACCTCGCGGGCCCGTTGGTGCCGACCGCCTTCGGGCACGATGCCCGGTTGCAGCTGCTGCACGAGCAGGACGCCCTCGGGGCGCTGGAACGTGCCACCCTGGTGGGACGCGCCGGCACCTTCAACATCGGGGCGTCGGGCGTCATCCTGATGAGCCAGGCCATTCGCCGGTCCGGCCGCATCGGGTTGCCGCTCGCCGGCCCCACCATGTGGGTGCTGGACGCCTGGCGACGGGCGACCGCGGGCGTCGAATTGGACCGCGAACAGTCCGACTACATGCGCTACGGCCGGGTCATGGACACCACGCGGATGACGAGGGAACTTGGCTATACCCCAAAGTGGACGACCATGGAGGCTTTTGACGATTACGTTTCAGGCCGCGCGCTGACGCCCATTATCGACCCAGGATGGGTACGCTCAGTGGAGCGTCGTGCAGTGGCCGCAGCGCAGCGGTGGGGACGCTGA
- a CDS encoding sensor histidine kinase, whose protein sequence is MSLSYALPLVAATALLALALGIAIGMRWVPRLNERRERRTAEQSGLTVSEMFAHIVSMSPLGMAVVDTYRDVVYTNSLARDLGLVRDRLLDDRAWEAAQRTLATGEDVEFDLSPAKRATPGRSRLAVRGLARQLTEEDGRFAVVYVNDQSEQARMEASRRDFVANVSHELKTPVGAMGLLAEALLASSEDQDMVNRFAEKIVTESNRLANMVGELIELSRLQGAEPLPHLDAVDVDSVVAEVVSRHKVAADNADIAITTDAPRGYQVLGSETLLATALANLVSNAISYSPKGSQVSISRRRYDDNIEIAVTDRGIGIEKADQERVFERFFRVDKARSRATGGTGLGLAIVKHVAANHNGTIRLWSQPGTGSTFTLSIPAYLDSDDVDVDEGDDHSLPSQGGRPNQ, encoded by the coding sequence GTGAGCTTGTCGTACGCGCTGCCTCTGGTGGCCGCCACGGCGCTGCTCGCGTTGGCTCTGGGCATCGCGATCGGCATGCGCTGGGTGCCGCGGCTGAACGAGCGCCGCGAGCGCCGCACTGCCGAGCAGTCCGGCCTGACGGTGTCGGAGATGTTCGCGCACATCGTGTCCATGTCCCCGCTGGGGATGGCGGTCGTCGACACCTACCGTGACGTCGTCTACACCAACTCCCTGGCCCGTGACCTCGGCCTGGTGCGCGACCGGCTGCTCGACGACCGGGCCTGGGAGGCCGCGCAGCGCACGCTGGCCACCGGCGAGGACGTTGAGTTCGACCTGTCGCCGGCCAAACGCGCCACCCCGGGCCGCTCCCGGCTGGCGGTGCGGGGCCTGGCGCGTCAGCTGACGGAGGAGGACGGCCGCTTCGCGGTGGTCTACGTCAACGACCAGTCCGAACAGGCCCGCATGGAGGCCAGCCGCCGCGACTTCGTCGCCAACGTCAGCCATGAGCTCAAGACGCCGGTCGGCGCCATGGGGCTGCTGGCCGAGGCGCTGCTGGCGTCGTCCGAGGACCAGGACATGGTCAACCGGTTCGCCGAGAAGATCGTCACCGAATCGAACCGGCTGGCCAACATGGTCGGTGAACTGATCGAACTGTCCCGGCTGCAGGGCGCCGAGCCACTGCCGCACCTCGATGCGGTGGACGTGGATTCCGTTGTCGCCGAGGTGGTTTCCCGGCACAAGGTGGCCGCCGACAACGCCGACATCGCGATCACGACGGACGCGCCCCGGGGCTACCAGGTGCTGGGCAGCGAGACGCTGCTGGCGACGGCGCTCGCGAACCTGGTGTCCAACGCAATCTCCTACTCGCCCAAGGGTTCCCAGGTGTCGATCAGTCGGCGCCGCTACGACGACAACATCGAGATCGCGGTGACCGACCGCGGCATCGGTATCGAAAAAGCCGACCAGGAACGGGTTTTCGAACGATTCTTCCGTGTCGACAAGGCGCGGTCCCGGGCCACCGGCGGCACCGGGCTGGGGTTGGCCATCGTCAAACACGTTGCGGCCAACCACAACGGAACCATCCGGCTGTGGAGTCAGCCGGGAACCGGATCGACGTTCACGTTGTCGATTCCGGCCTATCTCGACTCGGACGACGTGGATGTCGACGAGGGAGACGACCACTCATTGCCATCACAAGGAGGGCGACCGAACCAATGA
- the proC gene encoding pyrroline-5-carboxylate reductase gives MARIAIIGGGNIGEALLAGLLQSGRQVKDLVVAEAYPARAAQLAEKYSVRVTDVADAAENAAYVIVAVKPDAVEGVVETLADAAADADSSSVEQVVVSVAAGVPTAFYEAKLPAGSPVVRVMPNTPMLVGAGITALSRGRYANDAQLAEVSEIFSAVGAVLTVPEKQMDAVTAVSGSGPAYFFLMVEAVVDAGVAAGLPRPVATELAAQTMAGAAAMLLDRMTESGSGSVVGPLDTSAAQLRASVTSPGGTTAAGLRELERGGLRSAVASAVEAAKTRSEQLRITSE, from the coding sequence GTGGCGAGAATTGCGATCATCGGTGGCGGAAATATCGGCGAGGCCCTGCTGGCGGGGCTGCTGCAGTCAGGGCGGCAGGTCAAGGATCTGGTGGTCGCGGAGGCCTATCCGGCCCGCGCCGCGCAGCTCGCCGAGAAGTACTCCGTCCGGGTCACCGATGTCGCCGATGCCGCGGAGAACGCCGCCTACGTGATCGTGGCCGTGAAGCCCGACGCCGTCGAGGGCGTCGTCGAGACCCTGGCCGACGCGGCCGCGGACGCCGACAGCAGCAGCGTCGAGCAGGTCGTGGTGTCGGTGGCTGCGGGCGTTCCCACGGCCTTCTACGAGGCCAAGCTGCCGGCCGGCTCGCCGGTGGTGCGGGTCATGCCGAATACGCCCATGCTGGTCGGTGCGGGCATCACCGCGCTGTCACGGGGCCGGTACGCGAACGACGCGCAGCTGGCCGAGGTGTCGGAGATCTTCTCCGCCGTCGGCGCGGTGCTGACGGTGCCGGAGAAGCAGATGGACGCGGTTACCGCGGTGTCCGGTTCGGGCCCCGCGTACTTCTTCCTGATGGTGGAGGCGGTCGTCGACGCGGGTGTCGCGGCGGGCCTCCCGCGGCCCGTGGCAACCGAGTTGGCGGCCCAGACGATGGCCGGTGCGGCCGCCATGTTGCTCGACCGGATGACGGAATCCGGCTCTGGCTCCGTGGTCGGTCCGCTCGACACCAGCGCCGCGCAATTGCGGGCCTCGGTGACCTCTCCGGGCGGCACGACCGCCGCTGGTCTGCGGGAACTCGAACGGGGTGGGCTGCGGTCTGCCGTCGCGAGTGCCGTCGAAGCGGCAAAAACACGGTCTGAGCAGCTAAGAATTACATCTGAGTAG
- a CDS encoding 30S ribosomal protein bS22, whose protein sequence is MGSVIKKRRKRMSKKKHRKLLRRTRVQRRKLGK, encoded by the coding sequence ATGGGTTCAGTCATCAAGAAGCGGCGTAAGCGCATGTCGAAGAAGAAGCACCGCAAGCTGCTTCGTCGCACTCGGGTTCAGCGCAGAAAACTCGGTAAGTAG
- the regX gene encoding two-component sensory transduction protein RegX — protein sequence MTSVLIVEDEESLADPLAFLLRKEGFEATVVTDGPSALAEFDRAGADIVLLDLMLPGMSGTDVCKQLRSRSGVPVIMVTARDSEIDKVVGLELGADDYVTKPYSARELIARIRAVLRRGGEADDAVGADGVLEAGPVRMDVERHIVSVNGDAITLPLKEFDLLEYLMRNSGRVLTRGQLIDRVWGADYVGDTKTLDVHVKRLRSKIEADPANPVHLVTVRGLGYKLEG from the coding sequence ATGACCAGTGTGCTGATCGTGGAGGACGAGGAGTCCCTGGCCGATCCCTTGGCGTTCCTGTTGCGCAAGGAGGGTTTCGAAGCCACCGTCGTGACCGATGGTCCGTCGGCGTTGGCCGAGTTCGACCGGGCCGGCGCCGACATCGTGCTCCTGGACCTGATGCTGCCCGGGATGAGCGGCACCGACGTCTGTAAGCAGTTGCGCTCGCGGTCGGGCGTGCCGGTCATCATGGTGACCGCGCGGGACAGCGAGATCGACAAGGTCGTCGGCCTGGAACTCGGCGCCGACGACTACGTCACCAAGCCGTACTCGGCCCGCGAGCTCATCGCCCGCATCCGCGCCGTGCTGCGCCGCGGTGGCGAGGCCGACGACGCCGTCGGCGCCGACGGGGTGCTGGAGGCCGGTCCGGTCCGCATGGACGTCGAGCGGCACATCGTGTCCGTCAACGGCGACGCCATCACGCTGCCGCTCAAGGAGTTCGACCTGCTCGAATACCTGATGCGCAACAGCGGGCGGGTGCTGACGCGTGGCCAGTTGATCGACCGGGTCTGGGGTGCCGACTACGTCGGTGACACCAAGACCCTCGACGTCCACGTGAAGCGGCTGCGCTCCAAGATCGAGGCCGACCCGGCCAACCCGGTGCACCTCGTCACCGTCCGCGGGCTGGGCTACAAGCTCGAGGGCTAG
- a CDS encoding cell division/environmental response transcriptional regulator, translated as MTSMNGPSARDGGDQPRTQFLTVAEVASLMRVSKMTVYRLVHNGELPAVRVGRSFRVHAKAVHDLLESSYHDAG; from the coding sequence ATGACGTCTATGAACGGGCCATCGGCGCGTGACGGTGGCGATCAGCCACGAACGCAGTTCCTGACTGTTGCCGAGGTTGCGAGCCTTATGCGGGTCAGCAAGATGACGGTATACCGGCTGGTACACAACGGGGAGTTGCCCGCGGTGCGTGTCGGCCGCTCATTTCGGGTGCACGCCAAGGCGGTGCACGACCTCCTCGAGTCCTCGTACCACGACGCGGGTTAG
- a CDS encoding FUSC family protein yields MTDSDDFSATRPISVAELLAKNGTIGAPPVGGRRRRRRGNSDAVTVAELTGEIPIIRPETLHAEPAEAPAEPAPEPEPESVAAPVAEPEPEAAVEEAAVAVEDETPSAADEMEPDDTGAHYVVDDEMLHTDIVEPAPADAAVDDYEDHLRRRDAEADPLEFVAPSRKPAFRWSFKPVRGAEEMSPDPVDEDVPADADIDDDLLSLTDAEPVAKLDTGAVPVVDDAVATEAAPEPPRQPSRNGRSERYDALFGGFAADADTRREELVADHDVHDEDVDHEAIDREADHDEADHEDDEKSGSGLQRGAWVVGQSLLAVAFGAGMFFAFDQLWRWNQIVALMLSMLVILGLVAGIRVIRKDHDLASTLIAILVGGLVTFGPLALLYSA; encoded by the coding sequence ATGACAGATTCAGACGACTTCTCGGCGACGCGACCGATCTCGGTCGCCGAGCTGCTGGCCAAGAACGGCACCATCGGTGCGCCGCCGGTCGGTGGCCGCCGGCGCCGCCGGCGGGGGAACAGCGACGCGGTGACCGTCGCCGAACTGACCGGCGAAATCCCGATCATCCGGCCGGAGACGCTGCACGCAGAGCCGGCTGAGGCCCCGGCTGAGCCGGCGCCTGAGCCCGAGCCCGAGTCCGTGGCGGCGCCGGTCGCCGAGCCGGAGCCGGAAGCCGCTGTCGAGGAGGCGGCTGTCGCCGTCGAGGACGAGACCCCGTCCGCGGCCGACGAGATGGAGCCCGACGACACCGGCGCCCACTACGTCGTCGACGACGAGATGCTGCACACCGACATCGTCGAGCCCGCGCCCGCCGATGCCGCGGTCGACGACTACGAGGACCACCTGCGCCGTCGCGACGCCGAGGCCGACCCGCTGGAGTTCGTGGCGCCGTCGCGCAAGCCCGCCTTCCGCTGGTCGTTCAAGCCGGTCCGCGGCGCCGAGGAGATGAGCCCCGACCCGGTCGACGAGGACGTGCCGGCCGACGCGGACATCGACGACGATCTGCTCTCGCTCACCGACGCCGAGCCCGTCGCCAAGCTCGACACCGGCGCCGTGCCCGTCGTCGACGACGCCGTGGCGACCGAGGCCGCTCCCGAGCCGCCGCGTCAGCCGTCACGCAATGGCCGCAGCGAGCGCTACGACGCCCTGTTCGGTGGCTTCGCCGCCGACGCGGACACCCGTCGGGAAGAGCTGGTCGCCGACCACGACGTCCACGACGAGGACGTCGACCACGAAGCCATCGACCGCGAGGCCGACCACGACGAAGCCGACCACGAGGACGACGAGAAGTCCGGGTCCGGCCTCCAGCGCGGCGCCTGGGTCGTCGGGCAGAGCCTGCTGGCCGTCGCGTTCGGCGCAGGCATGTTCTTCGCCTTCGACCAGCTGTGGCGCTGGAACCAGATCGTGGCGCTGATGCTGTCGATGCTGGTGATCCTGGGCCTGGTCGCCGGGATCCGGGTGATCCGGAAGGATCACGACCTGGCCAGTACGCTGATCGCGATTCTGGTCGGCGGTCTGGTCACGTTCGGACCCTTGGCACTGCTCTACTCAGCCTGA
- a CDS encoding lysophospholipid acyltransferase family protein yields MAGESKAKVIPLHSNSTRAAAQRRASKRDATLRHPSLLTDPGTRASAEQIAAVVREIDQHRFAASGAPAADEPNELAQRIGAASDFIRKRMTGDYRVDEFGFDPHLNNAMFLPLLRTLFNSWFRVEVSGIENLPDDGAALVVANHAGVLPFDGLMTSVAVHDKHPKHRDLRLLAADLVFDLPVVGQAARKAGHTMACTADAHRLLEAGELTAVFPEGYKGLGKPFKDRYKLQRFGRGGFVSAALRSGAPIVPCSIVGSEEIYPKIGDVKLLARLLGLPYFPLTPLFPLAGPIGLLPLPSKWYIQFGEPISTADYDESAADDPMITFELTDQVRATIQQTLYQLLANRRGTFL; encoded by the coding sequence GTGGCGGGCGAATCTAAAGCCAAAGTCATTCCGCTACATTCGAATTCGACACGCGCTGCTGCGCAGCGGCGGGCGTCGAAACGCGATGCGACGCTGCGACATCCTTCGCTGTTGACCGACCCCGGGACCCGCGCATCTGCCGAGCAGATCGCCGCCGTGGTCCGCGAGATCGACCAGCATCGGTTTGCTGCGTCCGGCGCCCCGGCCGCTGACGAACCCAACGAACTGGCCCAACGTATCGGCGCCGCTTCGGATTTCATTCGCAAGCGCATGACCGGTGATTACCGTGTCGACGAATTCGGATTCGACCCGCATCTCAACAACGCGATGTTTCTTCCTTTGCTGCGAACGCTTTTCAACTCGTGGTTCCGCGTCGAGGTGTCCGGTATCGAGAACCTTCCGGATGACGGCGCCGCGCTGGTCGTGGCAAACCACGCCGGGGTGCTGCCGTTCGACGGGCTGATGACGTCCGTCGCCGTGCACGACAAGCATCCGAAACACCGCGACTTGAGGTTGCTGGCCGCCGACCTCGTCTTCGACCTTCCGGTGGTGGGACAGGCCGCGCGCAAGGCCGGGCACACCATGGCCTGCACCGCCGACGCGCACCGGCTGCTCGAGGCCGGCGAGCTGACCGCCGTGTTCCCCGAGGGGTACAAGGGACTGGGCAAGCCGTTCAAGGACCGGTACAAGCTGCAGCGCTTCGGTCGCGGCGGCTTCGTCTCGGCGGCGCTGCGCTCGGGTGCGCCCATCGTGCCGTGCTCGATCGTCGGCTCCGAGGAGATTTACCCGAAGATCGGCGACGTGAAGCTGCTCGCCCGGCTGCTCGGGCTGCCGTACTTCCCGCTGACGCCGCTGTTCCCGCTCGCCGGACCCATCGGCCTGCTGCCGTTGCCGTCGAAGTGGTACATCCAGTTCGGCGAGCCCATCTCGACGGCCGACTACGACGAGTCCGCCGCCGACGACCCGATGATCACCTTCGAGCTGACCGACCAGGTCCGCGCGACCATTCAGCAGACGCTGTACCAGCTGCTCGCCAATCGCCGCGGCACGTTCCTGTAA
- a CDS encoding sugar phosphate isomerase/epimerase family protein — translation MRPAIKVGLSTASVYPLRTEAAFEYAARLGYDGVELMVWAEPVSQDIDAVERMSQRWGVPVLSVHAPCLLISQRVWGSNPIPKLERSVRAAEQLGAQTVVVHPPFRWQRRYAEGFSDQVAELEASSDVLVAVENMFPFRTDRFFGTGQPSIERMRKRGGAPGPGISAFAPSYDPLDGNHAHYTLDLSHSATAGTDAVDMARRMGKGLVHLHLCDGNGASTDEHLVPGRGSQPTVQICQMLAAGEFSGHVILEVTTSAARNNTEREALLVESLEFARRHLLR, via the coding sequence GTGCGTCCCGCCATCAAGGTAGGTCTGTCCACCGCGTCGGTCTATCCCTTGCGGACCGAAGCTGCCTTCGAGTACGCCGCCCGCCTCGGCTACGACGGTGTCGAGCTGATGGTGTGGGCCGAGCCCGTCAGCCAGGACATCGACGCCGTCGAGCGGATGTCGCAGCGCTGGGGCGTCCCGGTGCTCAGCGTGCACGCGCCGTGTCTGCTGATCTCGCAGCGCGTGTGGGGCTCCAACCCGATCCCGAAGCTGGAACGCAGCGTGCGGGCCGCCGAACAGCTGGGTGCGCAGACCGTCGTCGTGCATCCGCCGTTCCGGTGGCAGCGCCGGTACGCCGAGGGTTTCTCCGATCAGGTCGCCGAGCTCGAGGCCTCGAGCGACGTGCTGGTCGCGGTCGAGAACATGTTCCCGTTCCGCACCGACCGGTTCTTCGGCACCGGCCAGCCGTCCATCGAGCGGATGCGTAAGCGCGGCGGGGCCCCGGGACCCGGGATCTCGGCGTTCGCGCCGTCCTACGACCCGCTGGACGGCAATCACGCCCACTACACCCTGGACCTGTCGCATTCGGCGACGGCGGGCACCGATGCCGTCGACATGGCGCGGCGCATGGGCAAGGGGCTGGTGCACCTGCATCTGTGCGACGGCAACGGCGCGTCCACCGACGAACACCTGGTGCCCGGGCGCGGCAGCCAGCCGACGGTGCAGATCTGCCAGATGCTGGCGGCCGGTGAGTTCTCCGGGCACGTGATCCTGGAGGTCACCACGTCCGCGGCGCGCAACAACACCGAGCGTGAGGCGCTGCTCGTCGAGTCGCTCGAATTCGCGCGTCGGCACCTGCTGCGCTGA
- a CDS encoding type III secretion system chaperone family protein: MTTAATVTQLIEDTLRAHELDFSHHDGGVGGRPGIVVALPGERRLTTNTLLSVGEHGVRLEAFVCRKPDENFEGVYKYLLRRNRRLYGMAYTLDNIGDIYLIGRMALHAVTPDEIDRLMGQVIEAVDFDFNTLLELGFRSSIEKEWKWRLSRGESLKNLKAFEHLRPE, encoded by the coding sequence ATGACGACCGCGGCGACGGTCACCCAGTTGATCGAAGACACCCTGCGCGCACACGAACTCGACTTCTCCCACCATGACGGGGGAGTGGGCGGGCGGCCGGGCATCGTCGTGGCGCTGCCCGGCGAGCGCCGGCTGACCACCAACACCCTGCTCAGTGTCGGCGAGCACGGCGTGCGGCTGGAGGCGTTCGTCTGTCGCAAGCCCGACGAGAACTTCGAGGGCGTCTACAAGTACCTGCTGCGCCGCAACCGGCGGCTGTACGGCATGGCCTACACGCTGGACAACATCGGCGACATCTACCTGATCGGCCGGATGGCGCTGCACGCGGTGACGCCCGACGAGATCGACCGCCTGATGGGCCAGGTGATCGAGGCCGTCGACTTCGACTTCAACACGCTGCTCGAACTGGGCTTCCGCTCGTCGATCGAGAAAGAGTGGAAGTGGCGACTGTCCCGCGGGGAGTCGCTGAAGAACCTCAAGGCGTTCGAGCACCTGCGTCCGGAATAG
- a CDS encoding FAS1-like dehydratase domain-containing protein — protein MGIADDIIGTHFRYPDYFEVGREKVKEFAQAVQDEHPAHFSEEAAAECGSDTLIASLTFIAVAGRRVQLELFNQFDVPINLERVLHRDQKLIFHRPIKVGDRLWFDSYLDSVIESHGTVIAEIRAEVTDDSGEPIMTSIVTMLGEAQSDDEAGEVSAQIAAARDAAIAKMVAAQKG, from the coding sequence ATGGGCATTGCGGACGACATCATCGGGACCCACTTCCGGTATCCGGATTACTTCGAGGTCGGCCGCGAGAAGGTCAAGGAGTTCGCGCAGGCGGTCCAGGACGAGCACCCGGCCCATTTCTCCGAGGAAGCAGCCGCTGAGTGCGGCTCGGACACGCTGATCGCGTCGCTGACGTTCATCGCCGTCGCCGGGCGCCGGGTGCAGCTGGAGCTGTTCAACCAGTTCGACGTGCCGATCAACCTGGAGCGCGTGCTGCACCGCGACCAGAAGCTGATCTTCCACCGCCCGATCAAGGTCGGCGACCGGCTGTGGTTCGACTCGTACCTGGATTCGGTGATCGAGTCGCACGGCACGGTGATCGCCGAGATTCGCGCCGAGGTCACCGACGACTCCGGTGAGCCGATCATGACGAGCATCGTCACCATGCTGGGCGAGGCGCAGAGCGACGACGAAGCCGGTGAGGTCAGCGCGCAGATCGCCGCGGCCCGCGACGCGGCCATCGCGAAAATGGTTGCGGCACAAAAGGGTTAA
- a CDS encoding phosphoglyceromutase: MPTLILLRHGESQWNEKNLFTGWVDVDLTDKGRAEAVRGGKLLVEQGVLPDVLYTSLLRRAITTANLALDAADRHWIPVHRDWRLNERHYGALQGLDKAETLAKYGQDQFMSWRRSYDTPPPPIEKGSTYSQDGDPRYAGIDAPLTECLADVVKRFVPYFEQTIAADLKAGKTVLIAAHGNSLRALVKYLDGMSDDEITGLNIPTGIPLRYELDENLKPTVPGGEYLDPEAAAAGAAAVAAQGAKQH; this comes from the coding sequence ATGCCGACCTTGATCCTGCTGCGTCACGGCGAGAGCCAGTGGAACGAGAAGAACCTGTTCACCGGTTGGGTCGACGTCGACCTCACCGACAAGGGCCGGGCCGAAGCCGTTCGCGGCGGAAAGCTGCTGGTCGAGCAGGGTGTGCTGCCGGACGTGCTCTACACGTCGCTGCTGCGCCGGGCGATCACCACCGCCAACCTGGCGCTGGACGCCGCCGACCGGCACTGGATTCCCGTGCACCGCGACTGGCGCCTCAACGAGCGGCACTACGGCGCGCTGCAGGGCCTCGACAAGGCCGAGACCCTGGCCAAGTACGGCCAGGACCAGTTCATGTCGTGGCGCCGCAGCTACGACACCCCGCCGCCCCCGATCGAGAAGGGCAGCACCTACAGCCAGGACGGCGACCCGCGGTACGCCGGCATCGACGCGCCGCTGACCGAATGCCTCGCCGACGTCGTCAAGCGGTTCGTGCCGTACTTCGAGCAGACCATCGCGGCCGACCTCAAAGCCGGCAAGACCGTGCTGATCGCCGCGCACGGCAACTCGCTGCGGGCGCTGGTGAAGTACCTGGACGGCATGTCCGACGACGAGATCACCGGCCTGAACATCCCGACGGGCATCCCGCTGCGCTACGAACTGGACGAAAATCTGAAGCCGACGGTGCCCGGCGGCGAGTACCTGGACCCCGAGGCCGCGGCCGCGGGTGCCGCCGCTGTCGCCGCGCAGGGCGCCAAACAGCACTGA
- a CDS encoding Ppx/GppA phosphatase family protein, producing the protein MRLGVLDVGSNTVHLLVVDARRGGHPTPMSSTKASLRLAEAIDDTGKLTRKGADSLVATVDEFAKIATSSGCAEFMAFATSAVRDATNSEAVLARVRAETGVQLQVLSGVDESRLTFLAVRRWYGWSAGRIINLDIGGGSLELSGGIDEEPDVALSMPLGAGRLTREWLQEDPPGRRRVAVLRDWLDNEISASAAKVLAAGTPELAVATSKTFRSLARLTGAAPSGAGPRVKRTLTAAGLRQLISFISRMTTADRAELEGVSADRAPQIVAGALVAEATMRALSLDAVDICPWALREGVILRKLDSEADGTDLVETFAGLAPAKGETR; encoded by the coding sequence GTGCGATTGGGCGTCCTCGACGTGGGCAGTAACACCGTTCATCTATTGGTGGTCGACGCGCGCCGTGGCGGGCACCCGACCCCGATGAGTTCGACCAAGGCCTCACTGCGCCTTGCCGAGGCGATCGATGACACCGGCAAATTGACCCGCAAGGGCGCCGACAGCCTCGTCGCGACCGTCGACGAGTTCGCCAAGATCGCCACCAGCTCGGGGTGCGCGGAGTTTATGGCGTTCGCCACATCTGCGGTCCGGGATGCCACCAACTCCGAGGCGGTGCTGGCGCGGGTGCGGGCCGAGACCGGCGTCCAGCTGCAGGTCCTGTCGGGGGTCGACGAATCGCGGCTCACCTTCCTGGCGGTGCGCCGCTGGTACGGCTGGAGCGCGGGCCGCATCATCAACCTCGACATCGGTGGCGGCTCGCTGGAGCTGTCGGGCGGCATCGACGAAGAACCCGATGTCGCACTGTCGATGCCGCTGGGTGCGGGCCGTTTGACGCGCGAATGGCTGCAGGAGGATCCGCCCGGCCGCCGGCGCGTGGCGGTGCTGCGCGACTGGCTGGACAACGAGATCTCCGCCTCGGCCGCCAAGGTGCTCGCGGCCGGTACCCCGGAGCTCGCGGTCGCGACGTCGAAGACCTTCCGGTCGCTGGCCCGGCTCACCGGTGCGGCGCCGTCGGGCGCCGGACCGCGCGTGAAGCGCACATTGACCGCCGCCGGCCTCAGACAGCTCATATCTTTCATCTCTAGGATGACCACGGCCGACAGAGCCGAGTTGGAAGGGGTGAGTGCCGACCGCGCGCCACAGATCGTGGCCGGTGCGTTGGTGGCCGAGGCGACCATGCGAGCGCTGTCGCTCGACGCGGTGGACATCTGCCCGTGGGCGTTGCGGGAGGGTGTCATTCTGCGGAAACTCGACAGCGAAGCCGATGGAACCGACTTGGTGGAAACGTTCGCGGGATTGGCTCCCGCCAAAGGCGAGACACGATGA